A stretch of the Bradyrhizobium arachidis genome encodes the following:
- a CDS encoding O-antigen ligase, translating into MSETLNGRVASWLSAIWAARYRTPARFVALVALLLPWSTTGVIFALLAWLIAFAFIDLREFPRSLLRPICLLPIALFVLALAGTLWSDAPWPVRLHAIAPAAKLLALPLLIYQFERWPHGNWVFAAFLVSCGLLLLTSFAVAIEPSLSLKLYLSRGPYKVESGIAVRNYIDQSQEFALCALALAYPVAAQFRAGKLRMAALLGLLALAFLLNMMFVVVSRTALVTLPILIVVFALIHLRLRATLMVVGVILLVAGGAWSASPNLRSTVDKFFGDYEDTWVENKASGMGSRLEFWRKSLTFWAAAPLIGNGTGSTGGLFEGAAQGETGLRAEIVADPHNQTFAVAVQWGAFGVIILYAMWLTHLLMFRGEGLANWVGMLVVVQNMLSSLFNSHLFDFSEGWLYVLGVGVAGGMTLARRLQS; encoded by the coding sequence ATGAGCGAAACGTTGAACGGACGGGTGGCGTCATGGCTCTCCGCCATTTGGGCGGCGCGCTATCGTACTCCCGCCCGTTTCGTCGCGTTGGTCGCGCTGCTCCTGCCGTGGTCGACGACCGGCGTGATCTTCGCGCTCCTTGCCTGGCTGATCGCCTTCGCGTTCATCGACCTCAGGGAATTTCCGCGCTCGCTGCTGCGCCCGATCTGCCTGCTGCCGATTGCGCTGTTCGTCCTCGCCCTTGCTGGCACGCTGTGGTCGGATGCGCCCTGGCCGGTGCGGCTGCATGCGATCGCCCCAGCGGCGAAGCTCCTGGCGCTGCCGCTCCTGATCTACCAGTTCGAGCGCTGGCCCCATGGCAACTGGGTGTTCGCGGCGTTCCTCGTGTCCTGCGGGCTGTTGCTGCTAACGTCCTTTGCCGTCGCGATCGAGCCCAGCCTGTCGCTTAAACTCTATCTGTCGCGCGGACCCTACAAGGTCGAGAGCGGGATCGCCGTACGCAACTATATCGACCAGAGTCAGGAATTCGCGCTCTGCGCGCTCGCGCTGGCCTATCCGGTCGCCGCGCAGTTTCGCGCCGGCAAGCTTCGGATGGCGGCGCTGCTCGGGCTGCTCGCGCTCGCATTCCTCCTCAATATGATGTTCGTCGTGGTCTCCCGCACCGCGCTGGTCACTCTGCCAATCCTGATCGTCGTGTTCGCGCTCATTCATCTGCGCCTGCGTGCGACGCTGATGGTTGTCGGAGTGATCCTGCTCGTTGCCGGCGGCGCCTGGTCGGCTTCGCCGAATTTGCGCAGCACGGTGGACAAGTTCTTCGGGGATTACGAGGACACCTGGGTGGAGAACAAGGCGAGCGGCATGGGCTCGCGCCTGGAGTTTTGGCGAAAGTCCCTCACCTTCTGGGCGGCTGCGCCGCTGATCGGCAACGGCACTGGCTCTACGGGCGGGCTGTTCGAGGGGGCAGCGCAAGGCGAAACCGGCCTGCGCGCCGAAATCGTCGCCGATCCCCACAACCAGACCTTCGCTGTCGCCGTGCAGTGGGGCGCGTTCGGCGTCATCATCCTCTACGCCATGTGGCTGACGCATCTCCTGATGTTTCGCGGCGAAGGGCTTGCGAACTGGGTCGGCATGCTGGTCGTGGTGCAGAACATGCTGTCTTCGCTGTTCAACTCGCACCTTTTCGATTTCAGCGAGGGCTGGCTCTACGTGCTCGGTGTTGGCGTCGCCGGCGGGATGACGTTGGCCCGGAGACTCCAGAGCTAA
- a CDS encoding sulfite exporter TauE/SafE family protein, translating to METLTYALLLFGALAGGFVSGLAGFGTALMALGIWLYVLPPSLAVPLVLICSVIAQASTLPSMWKRFDLTLVWPFLIGGLLGVPLGTMMVASADPKVFKLSVGVLILIFSTALYLNKRPLKVTFGGKAADGAIGFAGGILGGLAGLSGPLPILWANIRGWNKHERRGIFQLFNFTVLAAALVLQTASGLVETRVIWLALIAFPGTLIGAWLGARVYHALNDKHFGDVVLGLLFLSGAALVWNSVGAH from the coding sequence GTGGAAACGCTCACCTACGCGCTGCTGCTTTTTGGCGCGCTGGCCGGAGGCTTCGTTTCGGGCCTCGCCGGCTTCGGCACGGCGCTAATGGCGCTCGGCATCTGGCTCTACGTCCTGCCGCCCTCGCTCGCGGTGCCGCTGGTCCTGATCTGTTCGGTGATCGCGCAAGCATCGACGCTGCCCTCGATGTGGAAGCGTTTTGATCTCACGCTGGTCTGGCCGTTCCTGATCGGCGGCCTCCTCGGCGTGCCGCTCGGCACCATGATGGTCGCCTCGGCCGATCCAAAAGTGTTCAAGCTCAGCGTCGGCGTCCTGATCCTGATCTTTTCAACCGCGCTCTATCTCAACAAGCGTCCCCTCAAAGTCACCTTCGGTGGCAAGGCAGCCGATGGCGCGATCGGATTCGCCGGCGGCATTTTGGGCGGCCTCGCCGGCCTCTCCGGCCCGCTTCCGATCCTGTGGGCCAACATCCGCGGCTGGAACAAGCACGAGCGCCGCGGCATCTTCCAGCTCTTCAATTTCACCGTGCTCGCGGCCGCACTGGTCCTGCAGACGGCCTCCGGCCTCGTCGAGACCAGGGTGATCTGGCTCGCGCTCATCGCCTTTCCGGGAACGCTGATCGGCGCCTGGCTGGGTGCGCGAGTCTATCACGCGCTGAACGACAAGCATTTTGGCGATGTCGTGCTCGGGCTTCTGTTCCTGTCAGGCGCAGCGCTCGTCTGGAATAGTGTTGGCGCGCATTAG
- a CDS encoding PLP-dependent aminotransferase family protein, whose protein sequence is MDWTPTISELSGPRYQRIVDAMEADIAAGRLVRGQQLPTQRALAKALGIDLTTVTRAYSEARRRGILEARVGQGSFVSETSARRAVDLPHPVAIDLSMNVPPHPLEAQLDDRILSGMEALRQQSGLTAFLNYQPPGGSARELEIAAKWMRGRVPHVRPDRLVIFPGTQTILFNLLAYLVQPGDVVLTEALTFPGIKAVAARLGVRLVGVAMDEGGILPDALAKACREHRPKAVYLIPTLHNPTTATLSAERRSAIAKIVRGADTMLIEDDAYGLLDRAASPIANLIPERTWLATTFSKCIAPALRVAYLVTPDNTAQQQMRTYLQAAVQMPAPLMVALVTHWLETGIADRIIAAIRNEAVGRQQLAQRVLKGFPFLARPAAHHLWLRLPESWGRQDLAAHLLRNGLAVIASDAFVADGRAPHAARLSLGAARNRAELTQALQIVVGALQKPADTRQIV, encoded by the coding sequence ATGGATTGGACTCCTACAATCTCGGAGCTCTCGGGGCCCCGCTATCAGCGCATCGTCGATGCCATGGAGGCCGACATCGCCGCGGGGAGGCTGGTGCGCGGACAGCAATTGCCGACGCAGCGCGCGCTCGCCAAGGCGCTCGGCATCGACCTCACCACGGTGACGCGCGCCTATAGCGAGGCGCGCCGCCGCGGGATTTTGGAGGCGCGGGTCGGCCAGGGCTCGTTCGTCTCGGAGACATCAGCGCGGCGCGCCGTCGACCTGCCGCATCCCGTCGCGATCGACCTGTCGATGAACGTGCCGCCGCATCCGCTGGAAGCGCAGCTCGACGATCGCATCCTCTCCGGGATGGAGGCCCTGCGCCAGCAATCCGGGCTGACGGCATTCCTGAATTATCAGCCACCCGGCGGCAGCGCGCGCGAGCTGGAGATCGCCGCGAAGTGGATGCGCGGCCGCGTTCCGCATGTTCGCCCCGACCGTCTCGTGATCTTTCCAGGCACGCAGACGATCCTGTTCAACCTCCTCGCCTATCTCGTGCAGCCCGGCGATGTCGTGCTGACGGAGGCACTCACGTTCCCCGGCATCAAGGCGGTCGCCGCACGCCTCGGCGTCAGGCTGGTCGGCGTCGCCATGGACGAGGGCGGCATTTTGCCGGACGCGCTGGCAAAAGCTTGCCGCGAGCACAGGCCGAAGGCCGTCTATCTGATTCCGACGCTGCACAATCCGACCACCGCGACGCTTTCGGCCGAGCGCCGCAGCGCCATCGCAAAAATCGTGCGCGGTGCCGACACCATGCTGATCGAGGACGACGCCTATGGCTTGCTCGACCGCGCGGCCTCGCCGATCGCGAACCTCATTCCGGAGCGAACCTGGCTTGCGACCACGTTCTCGAAATGCATCGCGCCGGCACTGCGCGTCGCCTATCTGGTGACGCCGGACAACACCGCGCAACAACAGATGCGGACCTATTTGCAGGCGGCGGTGCAGATGCCCGCACCGCTGATGGTCGCGCTGGTGACGCATTGGCTCGAGACCGGCATTGCCGATCGCATCATCGCCGCGATCCGCAACGAAGCGGTCGGACGGCAGCAGCTCGCGCAACGCGTCCTCAAGGGATTTCCGTTCCTGGCAAGGCCGGCCGCGCATCATCTCTGGCTGCGGCTACCGGAGAGCTGGGGCCGGCAGGATCTCGCCGCGCACCTCTTGCGCAATGGCCTCGCCGTGATCGCGAGCGATGCGTTCGTCGCCGATGGACGAGCACCGCATGCCGCGCGCCTGTCGCTCGGTGCGGCCCGCAATCGCGCCGAGCTGACGCAGGCGTTACAGATCGTGGTCGGCGCGTTGCAAAAGCCCGCCGACACCAGGCAGATAGTTTAG